From one Triticum urartu cultivar G1812 chromosome 3, Tu2.1, whole genome shotgun sequence genomic stretch:
- the LOC125547441 gene encoding uncharacterized protein LOC125547441 isoform X1 produces MEGRSLALPSSHSYAASLSSRGASLAVQRRPLAVQQLQCRLHPDRRVPPSLSSHPSAASLPVDWVLPRRPDLIPTPASRLTLLSPSQSSSSHCRVKSWRTTTDLRRGRPKKGSEASMSATTARKEASFPLHSSSAVASLGTLIIHGFLLQFLSIHDMLTNRFQTCCLMLLVLCLVNGIPSGSSSLQL; encoded by the exons ATGGAGGGCCGCTCCCTTGCCTTGCCATCCAGCCACTCCTACGCCGCCTCCCTCTCGTCGAGGGGCGCCTCCCTCGCCGTCCAGCGCCGCCCCCTCGCCGTCCAGCAGCTCCAGTGCCGCCTCCATCCCGATCGACGGGTGCCTCCCTCGCTGTCCAGCCACCCCAGCGCCGCCTCTCTCCCCGTTGACTGGGTCCTCCCTCGCCGTCCAGATCTGATCCCCACGCCGGCCAGCCGCCTCACCCTTCTGTCTCCCTCCCAGTCCAGCTCCTCCCACTGCCGAGTCAAGTCTTGGCGAACTACAACCGACCTGAGGAGAGGAAGACCCAAAAAAG GGTCCGAGGCTAGCATGTCAGCTACCACGGCAAGGAAGGAGGCAAGTTTCCCGCTACACTCATCCTCTGCAG TTGCTTCGTTAGGTACACTCATCATTCATGGTTTTTTATTACAGTTTCTTAGCATACATGATATGCTTACCAACAG GTTCCAAACCTGCTGTTTGATGTTGCTGGTATTATGTTTGGTCAATGGTATACCTTCTGGGAGTTCTTCTTTGCAACTTTGA
- the LOC125547441 gene encoding uncharacterized protein LOC125547441 isoform X2 yields the protein MEGRSLALPSSHSYAASLSSRGASLAVQRRPLAVQQLQCRLHPDRRVPPSLSSHPSAASLPVDWVLPRRPDLIPTPASRLTLLSPSQSSSSHCRVKSWRTTTDLRRGRPKKGSEASMSATTARKEASFPLHSSSAV from the exons ATGGAGGGCCGCTCCCTTGCCTTGCCATCCAGCCACTCCTACGCCGCCTCCCTCTCGTCGAGGGGCGCCTCCCTCGCCGTCCAGCGCCGCCCCCTCGCCGTCCAGCAGCTCCAGTGCCGCCTCCATCCCGATCGACGGGTGCCTCCCTCGCTGTCCAGCCACCCCAGCGCCGCCTCTCTCCCCGTTGACTGGGTCCTCCCTCGCCGTCCAGATCTGATCCCCACGCCGGCCAGCCGCCTCACCCTTCTGTCTCCCTCCCAGTCCAGCTCCTCCCACTGCCGAGTCAAGTCTTGGCGAACTACAACCGACCTGAGGAGAGGAAGACCCAAAAAAG GGTCCGAGGCTAGCATGTCAGCTACCACGGCAAGGAAGGAGGCAAGTTTCCCGCTACACTCATCCTCTGCAG TCTGA